One genomic window of Pocillopora verrucosa isolate sample1 chromosome 8, ASM3666991v2, whole genome shotgun sequence includes the following:
- the LOC131769849 gene encoding uncharacterized protein, giving the protein MYIMFKVILHLSFLFLVDRSLSSPIKQNKTKVLILGAGLAGIKAAKTLLDRNITDILILEGKNYTGGRIQAIEFANHSIETGANWIHFVNDGETKPIVDRRDAKKMQGLTSNYSDILVRDEAGNDITDFAVLREFYDKIEHKIEDYKLKRKGQPDFPARVGMQMMGWSAEQPIKSVIEYFNFDFEFARSPEVVSFHKMFERGEDFFIADRRGVWSMYEDLYKPLEAKTLLGKLVKKIKYNADSVEVQTSDGWSYQADYALCTFSSGVLASDLVTFEPALPDWKKEAIYKNPMSPYTKIFLKFPKKFWDDHEYILFASKERGRFPVWQDLSRPGIFPVSSGMLLITVTGVQGRRIEGQSFNETKAEIMGMLREIYGNGIPEATDIYYRRWSKEPLTQGAYAEPVVGMTSEDWENIGKNLGRLYFAGEATSEDWYGYMQGAYWTGDKKGNMIAENISSSESSRKPGNPNSEATPTKVSSVGILLLPLCLIIVWK; this is encoded by the exons ATGTACATCATGTTTAAGGTCATCCTGCATCTGAGTTTTCTGTTTCTGGTGGACAGATCTTTGTCTTcaccaataaaacaaaacaaaactaaagttCTTATCCTTGGCGCCGGACTCGCTGGAATTAAAGCGGCGAAAACACTACTGGACAGAAACATCACCGACATTCTGATTCTTGAGGGAAAGAATTACACTGGGGGAAGAATACAAGCCATCGAGTTTGCAAACCACTCGATTGAAACGGGAGCGAACTGGATTCATTTCGTAAATGACGGAGAAACCAAACCTATCGTGGATCGAAGGGacgcaaaaaaaatgcaaggtCTTACCTCTAATTACTCAGATATATTAGTGAG ggACGAAGCAGGAAATGATATCACTGATTTTGCAGTTCTGCGTGAGTTTTATGATAAAATCGAGCACAAAATTGAAGATTACAAACTAAAAAGGAAGGGCCAGCCAGACTTCCCCGCCCGTGTTGGTATGCAGATGATGGGATGGTCAGCTGAACAACCCATAAAAAGCGTTATTGAATATTTCAACTTCGATTTCGAGTTTGCAAGGTCTCCAGAAGTGGTTTCCTTTCACAAAATGTTTGAGCGCGGAGAAGACTTTTTCATCGCTGATAGGCGAGGAGTATGGTCCATGTACGAAGATCTTTACAAGCCATTGGAAGCGAAGACTTTGCTGGGCAAATTAGTAAAAAAGATCAAGTATAATGCCGATTCCGTTGAAGTACAAACCTCCGATGGATGGAGTTACCAGGCAGATTATGCCCTTTGTACATTTAGCTCCGGAGTTCTGGCCAGCGACTTGGTTACTTTCGAGCCAGCCCTTCCTGATTGGAAAAAAGAGGCCATTTATAAAAACCCGATGTCGCCttacacaaaaatttttctaaaatttccaaaaaagttCTGGGATGATCACGAATATATCCTTTTCGCTTCCAAAGAGCGCGGACGTTTCCCTGTGTGGCAGGACCTGTCAAGACCTGGGATCTTTCCTGTTTCGAGTGGAATGTTGCTGATCACTGTGACAGGGGTTCAAGGACGAAGGATTGAGGGGCAATCATTTAATGAAACAAAGGCAGAGATCATGGGAATGTTGAGAGAGATCTACGGGAATGGCATCCCTGAAGCGACAG ATATCTATTATCGGCGTTGGTCAAAGGAGCCACTGACGCAAGGTGCATATGCAGAACCTGTGGTGGGTATGACTTCTGAAGACTGGGAGAACATTGGAAAAAACCTGGGACGTCTGTACTTTGCTGGCGAAGCGACGAGCGAAGACTGGTACGGCTATATGCAAGGTGCTTACTGGACCGGTGACAAGAAAGGGAACATGATCGCTGAGAATATCTCTTCAAGTGAATCTTCCAGAAAACCGGGAAACCCAAACAGTGAGGCAACCCCCACCAAAGTGTCGTCAGTAGGAATATTGTTGCTCCCTCTTTGCCTTATAATCGTGTGGAAGTAA
- the LOC131769861 gene encoding uncharacterized protein, whose protein sequence is MYIMFKIILLVSFLFLVDRSLSSPIKQNKTKVLILGAGLAGIKAAKTLLDRNITDILILEGKNYTGGRIHAIEFANYSIETGANWIHFVNDGETKPIVDRRDAKKMQGLTSNYSDILVRDEAGNDITDFAVLREFYDKIEHKIEDYQLKRKGQPDFPARVGMQMMGWSAEQPIKSVIEYFNFDFEVARPPEEVSFYNMFERGKDFFIADGRGVWSMYEDLYKPLEAKTLLGKLITKIKHNANSVEVQTSDGWSYQAEYALCTFSSGVLASDLVTFEPALPDWKKEAIYKNPISPYTKIFLKFPKKFWDDHEYILYASKERGRFPVWQDLSRPGIFPVSSGMLLITVTGTQGRRIEGQSFDETKAEIMGMLREIYGNGIPEATDIYYRRWSKEPLTQGAYAEPVVGMTSEDWENIGKNLGRLYFAGEATSEDWCGYMQGAYLTGEKKGNMIAENISPSESSSKPGKPKSKATPPKCLQ, encoded by the exons ATGTACATCATGTTTAAGATCATCCTGCTGGTGAGTTTTCTGTTTCTGGTGGACAGATCTTTGTCTTcaccaataaaacaaaacaaaactaaagtcCTTATCCTTGGTGCCGGACTTGCTGGAATTAAAGCCGCGAAGACGCTACTGGACAGAAACATCACCGACATTCTGATTCTTGAGGGAAAGAATTACACTGGGGGTAGAATACATGCCATCGAGTTTGCGAATTATTCGATTGAAACGGGAGCGAACTGGATTCATTTCGTAAATGATGGAGAAACCAAACCTATCGTGGATCGAAGGGacgcaaaaaaaatgcaaggtCTTACCTCTAATTACTCAGACATATTAGTGAG agACGAAGCAGGAAACGATATCACTGATTTTGCAGTTCTGCGTGAGTTTTATGACAAAATCGAGCACAAAATTGAAGACTACCAACTAAAAAGGAAGGGCCAGCCAGACTTCCCCGCCCGTGTTGGTATGCAGATGATGGGATGGTCAGCTGAACAACCCATAAAAAGCGTTATTGAATATTTCAACTTCGATTTCGAGGTTGCGAGGCCTCCAGAGGAGGTTTCCTTTTACAACATGTTTGAGCGCGGAAAGGACTTTTTCATCGCTGATGGGCGAGGAGTATGGTCCATGTACGAAGATCTTTACAAGCCATTGGAAGCGAAGACTTTGCTGGGCAAATTAATCACAAAGATCAAGCATAATGCGAATTCCGTTGAAGTACAAACCTCCGATGGATGGAGTTACCAGGCAGAGTATGCCCTTTGTACATTTAGCTCCGGAGTTCTGGCCAGCGACTTGGTTACTTTCGAGCCAGCCCTTCCTGATTGGAAAAAAGAGGCCATTTATAAAAACCCGATATCGCCttacacaaaaatttttctaaaatttccaaaaaagttCTGGGATGATCACGAATATATTCTGTACGCTTCCAAAGAGCGCGGACGTTTCCCTGTGTGGCAGGACCTGTCAAGACCTGGGATCTTCCCCGTTTCGAGTGGGATGTTACTGATTACTGTGACAGGGACTCAAGGACGAAGGATTGAGGGGCAATCATTTGATGAAACAAAGGCGGAGATCATGGGAATGTTGAGAGAGATCTACGGGAATGGCATCCCTGAAGCGACAG ATATCTATTATCGGCGATGGTCAAAGGAGCCGCTGACGCAAGGCGCATATGCAGAACCTGTGGTGGGTATGACTTCTGAAGACTGGGAGAACATTGGAAAAAACCTGGGACGTCTGTACTTTGCTGGCGAAGCGACGAGCGAAGACTGGTGCGGCTATATGCAAGGTGCTTACCTGACCGGTGAGAAGAAAGGGAACATGATCGCCGAGAACATCTCTCCAAGTGAATCTTCCAGCAAACCGGGAAAACCAAAGAGTAAGGCAACCCCACCAAAGTGTCTTCAGTAG